In a genomic window of Streptomyces katrae:
- a CDS encoding NADPH:quinone oxidoreductase family protein has product MQAWRVHTTGEPREAMRLEEVPDPVPGEGEVRLRVLAANVNFPDALLARGQYQIRPPLPFTPGVEVCGETEDGRRVLANPSLPHGGFAEYVTAPARALLPAPGSLDDAEAAALHIGYQTGWFGLHRRARIRSGETLLVHAAAGGVGSAAVQLGKAAGATVIGVVGGKAKARTAEELGCDLVLDRTGEEAAGIAARVKEFTGGRGADVVYDPVGGDAYAASAKCVAFEGRIVVVGFAGGSVPAPALNHALVKNYAILGLHWGLYAAKDPAAVLACHTELTRLADQGAIKPLVSERIPLAGAADAVQRVADGTTTGRLVVVPSLPDGGAR; this is encoded by the coding sequence ATGCAGGCATGGCGAGTACACACGACCGGCGAACCCCGCGAGGCCATGCGCCTCGAGGAGGTCCCCGACCCGGTACCCGGCGAGGGCGAGGTCAGACTCAGGGTGCTCGCCGCCAACGTCAACTTCCCCGACGCCCTCCTCGCCCGGGGCCAGTACCAGATCCGGCCCCCGCTGCCCTTCACCCCCGGCGTCGAGGTGTGCGGCGAGACCGAGGACGGCCGGCGGGTCCTCGCCAACCCGAGCCTGCCCCACGGCGGGTTCGCCGAATACGTCACCGCCCCCGCGCGCGCCCTGCTCCCCGCCCCCGGCTCCCTCGACGACGCCGAGGCCGCCGCCCTGCACATCGGCTACCAGACCGGCTGGTTCGGCCTGCACCGCAGGGCCCGCATCCGGAGCGGCGAGACCCTCCTCGTGCACGCCGCCGCCGGCGGGGTCGGCAGCGCCGCCGTCCAGCTCGGCAAGGCCGCCGGGGCCACCGTCATCGGGGTCGTCGGCGGCAAGGCCAAGGCCCGCACCGCCGAGGAGCTCGGCTGCGACCTGGTCCTCGACCGCACGGGCGAGGAAGCCGCCGGGATCGCGGCCCGGGTCAAGGAGTTCACCGGCGGACGCGGCGCGGACGTCGTCTACGACCCCGTCGGCGGCGACGCCTACGCCGCCTCCGCCAAGTGCGTGGCCTTCGAGGGCCGCATCGTGGTCGTCGGCTTCGCCGGCGGCAGCGTCCCCGCCCCCGCCCTCAACCACGCCCTGGTGAAGAACTACGCCATCCTCGGCCTGCACTGGGGGCTGTACGCGGCCAAGGACCCCGCCGCCGTCCTCGCCTGCCACACCGAACTCACCCGCCTCGCCGACCAGGGCGCGATCAAACCCCTGGTCAGCGAACGGATCCCGCTCGCCGGGGCCGCCGACGCCGTGCAGCGCGTCGCCGACGGCACCACCACCGGCCGGCTGGTCGTCGTACCGTCCCTCCCGGACGGCGGCGCCCGATGA
- a CDS encoding acyl-CoA dehydrogenase family protein: protein MTLDAADLLARTRDLLAAHPPGATAPADFLRARFDAGLAWVHYPQGLGGLGAPRTLQAVVDGELEAAGAPDNDPRRIGIGLGMAAPTILAYGTEEQKHRFLRPLWLGEEVWCQLFSEPGAGSDLAALGTRAVLDEEAGEWVVDGQKVWTSSAHTARWAILIARTDPTVPKHRGITYFLCDMHAPGVEVRPLRQITGEAEFNEVFLTGVRIPDAHRLGAVGEGWAVARTTLMNERVSIGGMRLPREGGMIAPVAAAWRERPGLRTHALHQRLLGLWVEAEVARLTGERLRQQLAAGQPGPEGSGMKLTFARLNQEISGLEVELLGEEGLVYEDWTMRRPETVDFTGRDAGYRYLRAKGNSIEGGTSEILLNIVAERVLGLPAEPRDDKDTPWKDLAR, encoded by the coding sequence ATGACCCTCGACGCCGCGGACCTGCTCGCCCGCACCCGGGACCTGCTCGCCGCCCACCCGCCCGGCGCCACCGCCCCCGCCGACTTCCTGCGCGCCCGCTTCGACGCCGGACTCGCCTGGGTCCACTACCCCCAGGGCCTCGGCGGGCTCGGCGCGCCCCGCACCCTCCAGGCCGTCGTCGACGGCGAACTGGAGGCCGCCGGAGCCCCCGACAACGACCCGCGCCGGATCGGCATCGGCCTGGGCATGGCCGCGCCCACGATCCTCGCCTACGGCACCGAGGAGCAGAAGCACCGCTTCCTGCGCCCCCTGTGGCTGGGGGAGGAGGTCTGGTGCCAGCTCTTCAGCGAACCCGGGGCGGGCTCCGACCTCGCCGCCCTCGGCACCCGCGCCGTCCTCGACGAGGAGGCGGGGGAATGGGTGGTCGACGGCCAGAAGGTATGGACCTCCAGCGCCCACACCGCCCGCTGGGCCATCCTGATCGCCCGCACCGACCCCACCGTCCCCAAACACCGGGGCATCACCTACTTCCTGTGCGACATGCACGCCCCCGGCGTCGAGGTCCGCCCGCTGCGCCAGATCACCGGGGAGGCCGAGTTCAACGAGGTCTTCCTCACCGGCGTCCGCATCCCCGACGCCCACCGCCTCGGCGCCGTCGGCGAGGGCTGGGCCGTCGCCCGCACCACCCTGATGAACGAACGCGTCTCCATCGGCGGCATGCGCCTCCCGCGCGAGGGCGGCATGATCGCCCCCGTCGCCGCGGCCTGGCGCGAACGCCCAGGCCTGCGCACCCACGCCCTCCACCAGCGGCTGCTCGGACTGTGGGTGGAGGCCGAGGTGGCCCGCCTCACCGGCGAACGGCTGCGCCAGCAGCTCGCCGCCGGCCAGCCGGGCCCGGAGGGCAGCGGGATGAAGCTCACCTTCGCCCGCCTCAACCAGGAGATCAGCGGCCTGGAGGTGGAACTCCTCGGGGAGGAGGGCCTGGTGTACGAGGACTGGACGATGCGCCGCCCCGAGACCGTCGACTTCACCGGCCGCGACGCCGGATACCGCTACCTGCGCGCCAAGGGCAACAGCATCGAGGGCGGCACCAGCGAGATCCTTCTCAACATCGTCGCCGAACGCGTCCTCGGACTGCCCGCCGAACCGCGCGACGACAAGGACACCCCCTGGAAGGACCTCGCCCGATGA
- a CDS encoding acyl-CoA dehydrogenase family protein — MTALPPRPGHPAPRAPIDLLYSGTEDELRAAVRSLLADCCEPAAVLARAETGRPHDPQLWHTLAAGIGAAGLLVPEKLGGAGAGHREAAVVLEELGRAVAPVPYLTGSVLATEILLACACDGPEAADLVRELAVGRLVCVPALPLTLAPGAPLPAPLHDAGGGVLSGTVTSVADAVAADVLLVLADTGLHAVPADRAVLHPVVPLDLTRPLATVTLEAAAGTRLADPATARAAVAGALLSGAGLLASEQLGLAEWCLTETVAYLRGRHQFNRPVGSFQALKHRLAQLWLDVASARAAARAAADALATAAPDAPLTVAVAQAHCSGVAVRAAEECVQLHGGIGMTWEHPAHLYLKRAKADSLALGTAGHHRGLVADFAELPAP; from the coding sequence ATGACCGCACTCCCGCCGCGGCCGGGCCACCCGGCCCCCCGCGCACCCATCGACCTGCTCTACTCCGGCACCGAGGACGAACTCCGCGCGGCCGTACGCTCCCTGCTCGCCGACTGCTGCGAGCCCGCCGCGGTCCTGGCCCGCGCGGAGACCGGCCGCCCCCACGACCCGCAGCTGTGGCACACCCTGGCCGCCGGGATCGGCGCCGCCGGACTGCTCGTCCCCGAGAAGCTGGGCGGGGCGGGCGCCGGACACCGTGAGGCCGCCGTGGTCCTGGAGGAGCTGGGCCGGGCCGTGGCGCCCGTCCCGTACCTGACCGGCTCCGTCCTCGCCACGGAGATCCTGCTCGCCTGTGCCTGCGACGGCCCCGAAGCGGCGGACCTGGTACGGGAGCTCGCGGTCGGGCGCCTCGTCTGCGTCCCCGCCCTGCCCCTGACCCTGGCCCCCGGCGCACCCCTGCCGGCGCCGCTGCACGATGCCGGGGGCGGGGTGCTCAGCGGCACCGTCACCTCGGTCGCCGACGCCGTGGCCGCCGACGTCCTGCTGGTCCTCGCCGACACCGGGCTGCACGCGGTCCCCGCCGACCGCGCGGTCCTGCACCCGGTGGTCCCGCTCGACCTGACCCGCCCGCTGGCCACCGTCACCCTGGAGGCCGCCGCCGGAACCCGCCTCGCCGACCCCGCCACCGCGCGGGCGGCCGTCGCCGGGGCCCTGCTGTCCGGGGCGGGTCTGCTCGCCTCGGAGCAGCTCGGGCTCGCCGAGTGGTGCCTCACCGAGACCGTCGCGTACCTGCGCGGCCGCCACCAGTTCAACCGCCCCGTCGGCTCCTTCCAGGCCCTCAAGCACCGCCTGGCCCAGCTGTGGCTGGACGTGGCCTCCGCCCGCGCGGCCGCCCGCGCCGCCGCCGACGCCCTCGCCACGGCCGCCCCCGACGCCCCGCTCACGGTGGCCGTCGCCCAGGCCCACTGCTCCGGGGTCGCGGTCCGCGCGGCCGAGGAGTGCGTGCAGTTGCACGGGGGCATCGGCATGACCTGGGAACACCCCGCCCACCTCTACCTCAAACGGGCCAAGGCCGACTCCCTGGCCCTTGGCACCGCAGGCCACCACCGGGGCCTGGTGGCCGACTTCGCCGAGCTCCCGGCTCCGTAG
- a CDS encoding tyrosinase cofactor has product MHASASATRTRRAFLRSVFGAAALAGTAAALAPVLRARRPRQTLGPAPLTEETYRGRHISVDPASAAVRIDGRPLHVMRRADGSYLSAVNHFQSYDTPLEAARAAVDELGTTQLALAAPHHG; this is encoded by the coding sequence ATGCACGCCAGCGCCAGCGCCACCCGCACCCGCCGCGCCTTCCTCCGTTCGGTGTTCGGCGCGGCCGCGCTCGCCGGCACCGCCGCCGCGCTGGCCCCCGTGCTGCGCGCCCGCCGCCCCCGGCAGACGCTCGGCCCCGCCCCGCTCACCGAGGAGACCTACCGGGGCCGGCACATCAGCGTCGACCCGGCCTCGGCGGCGGTCCGCATCGACGGCCGTCCCCTGCACGTGATGCGCCGGGCCGACGGCAGCTACCTCAGCGCGGTCAACCACTTCCAGTCCTACGACACCCCCCTGGAAGCGGCCCGCGCCGCCGTCGACGAACTCGGCACCACCCAGCTGGCCTTGGCCGCCCCGCACCACGGCTGA
- a CDS encoding tyrosinase family protein, producing MYTRQNQKHLTSAQKKRFTSALLELKRNGTYDEFVRTHGTYFVPDRDTKRRVGHMSPSFFPWHRSYLLEFEKRLRAVDPQVSIPYWDWTADSSPVSSLWAEDFLGGTGREGDLQVMTGPFAHRHGNWTITEGVSEAPFLTRNLGRPGNPVSLPTAAELQWAIDDPVYDSSPWNSTTEGGSFRNKLEGWAAPKSERWRNHNKVHQWIGGHMTGATSPNDPAFWLHHAFIDLIWDRWQQRHPGSGYLPAAPLELGDLQRGRVISLDEPMPPWDVTPREMLGHGGVYRYE from the coding sequence GTGTACACCCGGCAGAACCAGAAGCACCTCACCAGCGCGCAGAAGAAGCGGTTCACGTCCGCGCTGCTGGAACTCAAGCGCAACGGCACCTACGACGAGTTCGTGCGCACCCACGGCACCTACTTCGTGCCCGACCGGGACACCAAGCGGCGGGTGGGGCACATGTCCCCGTCGTTCTTCCCCTGGCACCGCAGCTACCTGCTGGAGTTCGAGAAGCGGCTGAGGGCCGTGGATCCCCAGGTCTCCATCCCGTACTGGGACTGGACCGCCGACTCCAGCCCCGTTTCCTCCCTGTGGGCCGAGGACTTCCTCGGCGGCACGGGCCGGGAGGGCGACCTCCAGGTGATGACCGGCCCCTTCGCCCACCGGCACGGGAACTGGACGATCACCGAGGGGGTCAGCGAGGCCCCGTTCCTCACCCGCAACCTCGGCCGGCCGGGCAATCCCGTCTCCCTGCCGACGGCCGCCGAACTCCAGTGGGCGATCGACGACCCGGTCTACGACTCCTCGCCCTGGAACTCCACCACCGAAGGCGGGAGCTTCCGCAACAAGCTGGAGGGCTGGGCCGCCCCGAAGAGCGAGCGCTGGCGCAACCACAACAAGGTCCACCAGTGGATCGGCGGCCACATGACGGGCGCGACCTCCCCGAACGACCCCGCGTTCTGGCTGCACCACGCCTTCATCGACCTGATCTGGGACCGCTGGCAGCAGCGCCACCCCGGCTCCGGCTACCTGCCGGCCGCCCCCCTGGAGCTCGGCGACCTCCAGCGCGGCCGGGTGATCTCCCTGGACGAGCCGATGCCCCCGTGGGACGTCACCCCGCGCGAGATGCTGGGCCACGGGGGCGTCTACCGCTACGAGTGA
- a CDS encoding chaplin, producing MSRIAKAFAITAVAGSTVAAGAGLAVADAGAQGAAVGSPGVLSGNVVQVPVHIPVNVCGNTVNVIALLNPAFGNTCVNASGGGSHHHTEGGSYGE from the coding sequence ATGTCGCGTATCGCGAAGGCATTCGCCATCACCGCCGTCGCCGGTAGCACCGTGGCCGCCGGCGCCGGTCTGGCCGTCGCCGATGCCGGAGCGCAGGGTGCGGCGGTCGGCTCCCCGGGTGTCCTGTCGGGCAACGTCGTTCAGGTTCCGGTTCACATCCCGGTCAACGTGTGCGGCAACACCGTCAACGTGATCGCCCTGCTGAACCCGGCCTTCGGCAACACCTGCGTCAACGCCTCGGGCGGCGGCAGCCACCACCACACCGAGGGCGGCAGCTACGGCGAGTGA
- a CDS encoding carboxylesterase/lipase family protein produces the protein MSTAGGVHRPRAGTGHGVVEGRWEAGGTAVFRGVPYAAPPTGPLRFAAPRPPDAWDGVRDAGAFGPTAPKVPYPPAFAALLSDPEIPGEDCLTLNVWTPDPAPGARLPVMVWIHGGAHTRGSAAVPVYDGSAFARDGVVLVSFNFRLGVLGYGLFPDAPANRGLLDQIAALEWVRDNIAAFGGDPGRVTVFGESAGAISIGALLAAPRAAGLFARAVLQSGAPEVLPRDQVRTMVRRMAARLRVPATARAFEGVGLPALLSAQAAALRRSSPVLGGPAFGLVADPDTLPADPLEAAAASAVPLLMGWTAQEHRLWLAPTGGGRLLDRLGPLAVAYGRLRGGKDRAAVRALRAALPDASPADLAGHLVTDRLLRDPLRRIAGARRPAPSHLYEFRWPSGVPGLGACHALELGFVFDTLGLPESSWLAGPDAPQALADEMHGAWVRFATTGDPGWAPWNGNGPPKVFDGPEPEAVRAEAVTPLVLP, from the coding sequence ATGAGCACAGCGGGCGGCGTCCACCGGCCCCGGGCCGGCACCGGGCACGGCGTCGTGGAGGGCCGCTGGGAGGCCGGCGGCACCGCCGTCTTCCGGGGTGTCCCCTACGCCGCCCCGCCCACCGGCCCCCTCCGCTTCGCCGCCCCGCGGCCCCCGGACGCCTGGGACGGCGTGCGCGACGCGGGGGCGTTCGGGCCGACGGCGCCCAAGGTGCCCTACCCGCCGGCCTTCGCCGCCCTGCTGTCCGACCCGGAGATCCCCGGCGAGGACTGCCTCACCCTCAACGTCTGGACCCCGGACCCGGCACCCGGGGCCCGCCTGCCGGTGATGGTCTGGATCCACGGGGGCGCGCACACCCGGGGATCGGCCGCCGTCCCCGTCTACGACGGCTCCGCCTTCGCCCGCGACGGGGTCGTGCTGGTCTCGTTCAACTTCCGGCTCGGGGTGCTCGGCTACGGGCTCTTCCCCGACGCCCCCGCCAACCGGGGCCTCCTCGACCAGATCGCCGCCCTGGAATGGGTCCGGGACAACATCGCCGCCTTCGGCGGGGACCCCGGCCGCGTCACCGTCTTCGGGGAGTCCGCCGGCGCCATCAGCATCGGCGCCCTGCTCGCAGCCCCCCGCGCCGCGGGCCTCTTCGCCCGGGCGGTCCTGCAGAGCGGGGCCCCCGAGGTGCTTCCGCGCGACCAGGTCCGCACCATGGTGCGGCGGATGGCCGCGCGGCTGCGGGTACCCGCCACCGCCCGGGCCTTCGAGGGGGTGGGGCTGCCCGCGCTGCTCTCCGCCCAGGCGGCGGCGCTGCGCCGCTCCTCCCCGGTGCTGGGCGGCCCCGCCTTCGGGCTGGTCGCCGACCCGGACACGCTCCCGGCCGACCCGCTGGAGGCCGCCGCGGCCTCCGCCGTACCGCTGCTGATGGGCTGGACCGCCCAGGAGCACCGGCTGTGGCTCGCCCCGACCGGCGGGGGGCGGCTGCTGGACCGGCTCGGCCCGCTGGCCGTGGCGTACGGCAGGCTGCGCGGCGGCAAGGACCGGGCCGCCGTACGGGCGCTGCGCGCCGCGCTGCCGGACGCCTCTCCGGCCGACCTCGCCGGACACCTGGTCACCGACCGGCTGCTGCGCGACCCCCTGCGCCGGATCGCCGGGGCCCGGCGGCCGGCCCCCAGCCACCTCTACGAGTTCCGCTGGCCCAGCGGCGTACCCGGTCTCGGGGCCTGCCACGCGCTGGAGCTGGGCTTCGTCTTCGACACCCTCGGCCTGCCGGAGTCCTCCTGGCTGGCCGGGCCGGACGCGCCCCAGGCCCTCGCGGACGAGATGCACGGGGCCTGGGTCCGCTTCGCCACCACCGGGGACCCCGGCTGGGCCCCGTGGAACGGCAACGGCCCGCCGAAGGTGTTCGACGGGCCGGAGCCGGAGGCAGTGCGTGCGGAGGCTGTTACTCCACTGGTCCTTCCATGA
- a CDS encoding alpha/beta hydrolase has protein sequence MSYSPDGQYQPPYRPEGQNPPPRPPYGQQQGRPQPTPQGGRQQPPYGRPPQGGQPYGGGPGYGGPQQGRPQQGGRPPYGQDQYGQDQYGYDAPTQVQPRFEQQQYEQQRYEQQQYDQYEPPYGEEPPRRKSRAKKWIIAGVSVLALAGIGAGVMAYFDIPPFTDKGEAVSFGKPGGGQTAGKQAPNSKALMPTNPTAQFKNASTLPDGTHVAVTELDGKKSGFKGKVWVWAPKEYNDPKFAKSGFPVLIALPGGAGYPINYWMGTDLKLQASISKWYSEGKSKPFLLAMPVLNPENHDQDPKDPQSGTYWDGSDIPGQPKMDTWLTEDVPGLMKENFRTVKSRDGWAFMGSSTGGFASLKAVLKYPDKFKAAIASGPDIVPDSPLWKGHDKEKNENNPNLLSKALIEKKGAPDVYLAFQVGDSESNKDTLPNVQKYIATYGNKGPIHTSLRVIPGGKHNAATYVPNMGEGPIEFISKVMEGPVE, from the coding sequence ATGTCGTACTCACCCGACGGCCAGTACCAGCCGCCGTACAGGCCGGAAGGTCAGAACCCGCCGCCGCGCCCGCCCTACGGCCAGCAGCAGGGGCGGCCGCAGCCCACCCCCCAGGGCGGCCGGCAGCAGCCGCCCTACGGCCGGCCCCCGCAGGGCGGACAGCCCTACGGCGGCGGCCCCGGCTACGGCGGCCCCCAGCAGGGCCGGCCGCAGCAGGGCGGGCGCCCGCCGTACGGGCAGGACCAGTACGGGCAGGACCAGTACGGGTACGACGCGCCGACGCAGGTCCAGCCCCGTTTCGAGCAGCAGCAGTACGAGCAGCAGCGCTACGAGCAGCAGCAGTACGACCAGTACGAGCCTCCCTACGGGGAGGAGCCGCCGCGCCGCAAGTCCAGGGCGAAGAAGTGGATCATCGCGGGCGTCAGCGTGCTGGCCCTCGCCGGCATCGGCGCCGGCGTGATGGCGTACTTCGACATACCGCCGTTCACCGACAAGGGCGAGGCCGTGTCCTTCGGCAAGCCCGGCGGCGGCCAGACGGCGGGCAAGCAGGCGCCGAACTCCAAGGCGCTCATGCCGACGAACCCGACGGCGCAGTTCAAGAACGCCTCGACCCTGCCGGACGGCACCCACGTGGCGGTCACGGAGCTGGACGGCAAGAAGTCCGGGTTCAAGGGGAAGGTGTGGGTCTGGGCTCCGAAGGAGTACAACGACCCCAAGTTCGCCAAGAGCGGCTTCCCGGTCTTGATCGCCCTGCCGGGCGGCGCCGGCTACCCGATCAACTACTGGATGGGCACCGACCTCAAGCTCCAGGCCAGCATCAGCAAGTGGTACAGCGAGGGCAAGAGCAAGCCCTTCCTCCTGGCCATGCCCGTACTCAACCCCGAGAACCACGACCAGGACCCCAAGGACCCGCAATCGGGTACCTACTGGGACGGCAGCGACATCCCCGGCCAGCCGAAGATGGACACCTGGCTGACCGAGGACGTCCCGGGCCTGATGAAGGAGAACTTCCGCACGGTCAAGTCGCGTGACGGCTGGGCCTTCATGGGCTCCTCCACCGGCGGCTTCGCGAGCCTGAAGGCCGTGCTGAAGTACCCGGACAAGTTCAAGGCCGCGATCGCCTCCGGCCCGGACATCGTCCCGGACTCCCCACTGTGGAAGGGCCACGACAAGGAGAAGAACGAGAACAACCCCAACCTGCTCTCGAAGGCGCTCATCGAGAAGAAGGGCGCGCCGGACGTCTACCTGGCCTTCCAGGTCGGTGACAGCGAGAGCAACAAGGACACCCTGCCGAACGTGCAGAAATACATCGCCACGTACGGCAACAAGGGGCCCATCCACACCAGCCTGAGAGTCATCCCGGGCGGCAAGCACAACGCCGCGACCTACGTGCCCAATATGGGTGAGGGACCGATCGAGTTCATCAGCAAGGTCATGGAAGGACCAGTGGAGTAA
- a CDS encoding alkaline phosphatase family protein — translation MTISRPRRRTALATAFGITAAGAALWAGVGAAQPAHAAGLPAPDHTVVVVFENHAYNQVIGSSSAPYINSLKAGGANLTQSFGITHPSQPNYMQLFSGSNQGVTDDSCYTPGFSSAPNLASELIAAGKSWGSYNETLPSQGSTTCSSGKYARKHNPWFAFSNVPTSTAKTMTQFPTDFTTLPKVSFVVPNLCSDMHDCSVGTGDTWLKNNLKAYADWATTHNSLLVVTFDEDNRLAGNQIPTVLYGQPVTPGSTSATTYNHYDMLRTLEGLAGLTTHAGNAATAKDITGIWAS, via the coding sequence ATGACCATTTCACGGCCTCGCCGCAGGACCGCCCTCGCCACCGCCTTCGGCATCACCGCCGCCGGCGCCGCCCTCTGGGCCGGCGTCGGGGCAGCCCAGCCCGCGCACGCCGCGGGCCTGCCCGCCCCCGACCACACCGTCGTCGTGGTCTTCGAGAACCACGCCTACAACCAGGTCATCGGCAGCTCCAGCGCCCCCTACATCAACTCCCTCAAGGCCGGGGGCGCCAACCTCACCCAGTCCTTCGGCATCACCCACCCCAGCCAGCCCAACTACATGCAGCTCTTCTCGGGCTCCAACCAGGGCGTCACGGACGACAGCTGTTACACCCCCGGCTTCAGCTCCGCGCCCAACCTGGCCTCCGAGCTGATAGCCGCCGGCAAGAGCTGGGGCAGCTACAACGAGACCCTGCCCAGCCAGGGCTCCACCACCTGCTCCAGCGGCAAGTACGCCCGCAAGCACAACCCCTGGTTCGCCTTCTCCAACGTGCCCACCAGCACCGCGAAGACGATGACCCAGTTCCCGACGGACTTCACCACCCTGCCCAAGGTGTCCTTCGTCGTCCCGAACCTCTGCAGCGACATGCACGACTGCTCCGTCGGCACCGGCGACACCTGGCTCAAGAACAACCTCAAGGCCTACGCGGACTGGGCCACGACCCACAACAGCCTCCTCGTCGTCACCTTCGACGAGGACAACCGGCTCGCCGGCAACCAGATCCCGACCGTGCTCTACGGCCAGCCCGTGACCCCGGGATCCACCTCGGCCACCACCTACAACCACTACGACATGCTGCGGACCCTGGAGGGCCTGGCCGGGCTGACCACCCACGCCGGGAACGCCGCCACCGCCAAGGACATCACGGGGATCTGGGCTTCCTGA
- a CDS encoding MFS transporter, translating into MYVADSRGTPAPAVAPETQAVAPGTSPGRRAALAPTVLALGTVSLITDVSSEMVTAVLPLYLVAGLGLTPLGFGLLDGVYNGVSALVRLTGGHLGDRLGRHKALAGIGYGLSALCKPLLLLAHTLPAIGAVLALDRTGKGLRTAPRDALISLAAAPEDRGRAFGVHRAMDTAGALVGPLLAFLILRGAADGYDAVFTVSACVAALGVLVLMLFVPGRRTEPAPDAAPVSLRASLGLLRRRDLRRTALCALLLGLCTVSDAFVFLLLQKATGIADRWFALLPLGTAAAFFLLAMPLGRLADRAGRRRVFLGGHLALLLAYALLLTGAQHPALPYAVLLLHGAFYAATDGVLMAEAAGAVPEEHRGGGLALVQTGQALARFAASLGFGAAWTVWGARPALAVAAVLLAVAVAGCARLRPDGT; encoded by the coding sequence ATGTACGTCGCGGACAGTCGCGGTACCCCCGCGCCCGCCGTGGCCCCCGAGACGCAGGCCGTCGCCCCGGGCACCAGCCCGGGGCGGCGCGCCGCCCTCGCCCCCACGGTCCTCGCCCTGGGCACGGTCAGCCTGATCACCGACGTCTCCTCGGAGATGGTCACGGCCGTGCTCCCGCTCTACCTCGTCGCCGGACTCGGGCTCACCCCGCTCGGCTTCGGCCTCCTCGACGGGGTCTACAACGGCGTCAGCGCCCTGGTCCGCCTCACCGGCGGCCACCTCGGCGACCGGCTCGGCCGGCACAAGGCGCTCGCCGGCATCGGCTACGGCCTCTCCGCCCTGTGCAAGCCGCTGCTGCTGCTCGCCCACACCCTGCCCGCCATCGGCGCCGTCCTCGCCCTGGACCGCACCGGCAAGGGGCTGCGCACCGCCCCGCGCGACGCGCTCATCTCCCTGGCCGCAGCCCCCGAGGACCGCGGCCGGGCCTTCGGCGTGCACCGGGCCATGGACACCGCCGGCGCGCTCGTCGGGCCGCTCCTGGCCTTCCTCATCCTGCGCGGTGCCGCCGACGGCTACGACGCCGTCTTCACCGTCAGCGCCTGCGTGGCCGCGCTCGGCGTCCTGGTGCTCATGCTCTTCGTCCCCGGCCGGCGCACCGAGCCCGCCCCGGACGCCGCCCCGGTCTCCCTGCGGGCCTCCCTCGGGCTGCTGCGCCGCCGGGACCTGCGCCGCACCGCCCTGTGCGCACTGCTCCTGGGGCTGTGCACCGTCAGCGACGCCTTCGTCTTCCTGCTGCTCCAGAAGGCCACCGGGATCGCCGACCGCTGGTTCGCGCTGCTGCCGCTCGGCACCGCCGCAGCCTTCTTCCTGCTCGCGATGCCGCTGGGCCGCCTCGCCGACCGCGCCGGCCGCCGCCGGGTCTTCCTCGGCGGGCACCTCGCGCTGCTGCTCGCGTACGCGCTGCTCCTGACCGGAGCGCAGCACCCGGCCCTGCCCTACGCGGTCCTCCTGCTGCACGGCGCCTTCTACGCCGCCACCGACGGCGTGCTGATGGCCGAGGCCGCCGGAGCCGTCCCCGAGGAACACCGGGGCGGCGGGCTCGCCCTCGTCCAGACCGGCCAGGCCCTCGCCCGGTTCGCCGCCTCCCTCGGCTTCGGCGCCGCCTGGACCGTCTGGGGGGCCCGGCCCGCGCTCGCCGTGGCCGCCGTCCTGCTCGCCGTCGCCGTCGCCGGCTGCGCCCGGCTGAGGCCCGACGGGACCTGA
- a CDS encoding GNAT family N-acetyltransferase: MPVPVLLAGRSVRLEPLAPHHTEALAEAGAEDRTTYAFTPVPHGLQASHEYIDRALADQAAGRSLAFAVVRASDGRVVGSTRFLELDYWQGPLVWPAVPGVPFGDPATAIPDAAEIGNTWLSPAAQGTGINTEAKLLMLRHAFETWGVRRISLRADARNGRSRAAMERLGFTCEGVRRAHSRGLDGAVRSTAFYSILDEEWPTVRSIIELRLPAAAPRRRRRRTLIPA, from the coding sequence GTGCCCGTACCCGTACTCCTCGCCGGCCGCTCCGTGCGGCTCGAGCCCCTCGCCCCCCACCACACCGAGGCACTGGCCGAGGCCGGGGCCGAGGATCGTACGACTTACGCCTTCACTCCCGTGCCGCACGGGTTGCAGGCGTCCCACGAGTACATCGACCGTGCCCTCGCCGATCAGGCAGCGGGTCGATCCCTTGCGTTCGCCGTGGTCAGAGCCTCTGACGGGCGGGTGGTCGGGTCGACCCGGTTCCTGGAACTCGACTACTGGCAGGGGCCCCTCGTCTGGCCCGCCGTGCCCGGGGTGCCCTTCGGGGATCCGGCGACGGCGATCCCGGACGCGGCCGAGATCGGGAACACCTGGCTCTCCCCGGCCGCGCAGGGGACCGGCATCAACACCGAGGCCAAGCTGCTCATGCTGCGCCACGCCTTCGAGACCTGGGGCGTGCGCCGCATCTCGCTGCGGGCGGACGCCCGCAACGGGCGCTCGCGGGCCGCCATGGAACGTCTCGGTTTCACCTGCGAGGGGGTCCGCCGGGCCCATTCGCGGGGGCTGGACGGGGCGGTGCGCAGCACGGCCTTCTATTCGATCCTCGACGAGGAATGGCCCACGGTCCGCTCGATCATCGAGCTGCGCCTGCCGGCGGCCGCGCCGCGCCGGCGCAGGCGCAGGACGCTGATTCCGGCGTAA